A genomic window from Scophthalmus maximus strain ysfricsl-2021 chromosome 17, ASM2237912v1, whole genome shotgun sequence includes:
- the si:busm1-163l24.3 gene encoding uncharacterized protein si:busm1-163l24.3, whose amino-acid sequence MAERGRAVRVSGLPTDVEDDRLKDKLLIYFLRARNGGGEVESVTVVRATPASALITFEESEAAQRVVRQSPHTLDLDGKTYELVATEHHESLDPDQVILSLTASVNCSQLPGGMLTVESLHGSHPDVQINYDAEEICTLLGEYSKVQAALAQLLGPHSADGHSPGRLDRTGSTSAQTDRKSLVVHSGKPNRPRAQSEAAPGAKPPDEHNPSSRGDPTPSGYGGADAGQAAGAGAQPPAAPDENFSLIVDADMFQYVRKHRSREYQYVLGLYDVEVVDVTSQGLTTLFLQVAAGVMECRRAEQGRLESARKALSRFYQENETKICRAQLAKGVLSPGGGLQRGAIEGLNARLPKLLLNEDDTNIYIVGSIGDVSEAKRFLLLDHDKVRATKDDVASLFSYPAYDPSSLAPADAASAVTASPAEGRLSDGRDQLLRSEDDERRAAEGARRWELEARFKDLGLAALGARPTDFTLRPGPSSPSRQARAGPMLGHDVLSETTGLPRDRVPRAESQITGGDILFKGGVVHSPASATQNKVSLNSNCLDAAPKNLTPSLSTAAPSSPGSPARPPAESGSTLRRASSFSGTPQQKAQATSRKSHDDSGRSTSRARSSSVSMQTGSDRRDVSNAEITVSIIMWQHIKDAYSSRVKDLTADDVQLKESRREGGDHLTVSLSGTNQSKVSSCHLGLQTLVESVGADFSVQVLLLSELGVTGPKDETLKACCADVCNRYKKISILILKKRLLLLGPEQLCSRVGATLREVFSTELAQTPQQQDFSPSSATGGSLSASLQVNEEHRSLPRGNSSSQATAGSQAGRAEEVDGGDPERAAHHERDSCEAEPVNGPVDPPPPPPRKNPVLKEKVKSRSTDGLETLFIPPAAGSATRGNGVGSSTVHTDGAAAAPKKERATQKDGAPQRRAEVQAPAGESRSGPRDLGYICVCGDDGASAVTTKCGASMCSKCLDTVHVHCRVCHVPDDRAPRGIRGEMSHFKLHKEEAALKVTYCIPEGIQGKDHPSPGSPFHGGVFDAFLPDCEKAVKLLPRLEKAFRRGLTFTVTGKEAGARVTWDRIPHKTSLQGGESGNGYPDPTYLTRLSQVLTSHGIEEEPDSKSQ is encoded by the exons ATGGCAGAGCGGGGCAGGGCGGTGAGAGTGAGCGGCCTGCCCACCGACGTGGAGGACGACAGGCTGAAAGACAAGCTGCTCATCTACTTCCTGAGGGCCAGGAACGGAGGAGGGGAAGTGGAGTCCGTCACCGTCGTCAGGGCGACGCCCGCCTCTGCCCTCATCACCTTCGAGGAGAGCGAAG CGGCACAGAGGGTCGTTCGACAGAGCCCGCACACTCTGGACCTGGACGGGAAGACGTACGAACTCGTCGCCACCGAGCATCACGAGAGCCTGGACCCAGACCAG GTCATCCTGAGTTTGACAGCGTCTGTCAACTGCAGCCAGCTCCCCGGGGGCATGTTGACGGTGGAGAGCCTCCACGGGAGCCACCCGGACGTCCAGATCAACTACGACGCCGAGGAAATCTGCACGTTGCTCGGCGAGTACTCCAAAGTCCAGGCCGCCTTGGCTCAGTTGCTCGGCCCGCACTCAGCGGACGGACACTCGCCAGGTCGACTCGACCGCACCGGCTCCACGTCGGCTCAGACCGACAGGAAGTCTCTCGTTGTTCACAGCGGGAAACCTAACAGGCCACGGGCACAGAGCGAGGCGGCTCCCGGTGCCAAACCGCCTGACGAGCACAACCCGAGCTCGCGCGGCGACCCGACGCCTAGTGGCTATGGCGGTGCAGACGCCGGCCAGGCCGCGGGCGCAGGTGCGCAGCCTCCCGCCGCACCGGACGAGAACTTCTCCCTGATCGTGGACGCAGACATGTTCCAGTATGTGCGGAAACACCGCTCGAGGGAGTACCAGTACGTCCTCGGCCTGTACGACGTGGAGGTGGTGGACGTGACGAGCCAGGGGCTGACCACGCTGTTCCTGCAGGTCGCAGCAGGAGTGATGGAGTGCAGGAGGGCGGAGCAGGGGCGCCTGGAGTCGGCGCGCAAGGCGCTGAGTAGGTTTTACCAGGAGAACGAGACCAAGATCTGTCGGGCTCAGCTCGCCAAGGGCGTCCTGTCCCCCGGCGGAGGGCTGCAACGGGGGGCGATAGAGGGCTTGAACGCCAGACTCCCCAAGCTTCTTCTGAACGAAGACGACACAAATATTTACATCGTCGGGAGCATCGGCGACGTGTCCGAAGCCAAGCGATTCCTCCTCCTGGACCACGACAAGGTGAGGGCTACCAAGGACGACGTGGCCAGCCTCTTCAGTTACCCAGCGTATGACCCGAGCTCCTTAGCCCCTGCCGACGCGGCGAGCGCCGTCACCGCGTCCCCCGCCGAGGGCCGCCTGAGCGATGGGCGGGATCAGCTGCTGAGGTCGGAGGATGACGAGAGGAGAGCTGCTGAGGGAGCCAGAAGGTGGGAACTGGAAGCTCGGTTTAAGGATTTGGGGCTGGCCGCGCTAGGCGCTCGACCGACCGACTTCACCCTGCGCCCTGGGCCCTCGTCTCCGAGCAGGCAAGCGCGCGCTGGGCCAATGTTGGGGCACGACGTGCTCTCAGAAACAACAGGGCTTCCCAGAGACAGGGTCCCCAGGGCAGAATCCCAAATCACCGGAGGGGACATCTTGTTCAAAGGCGGAGTTGTGCATTCGCCTGCCTCCGCCACGCAGAACAAAGTCTCCTTGAACTCGAATTGTTTGGACGCCGCACCCAAGAATTTGACGCCCAGCCTCAGCACCGCTGCGCCCAGTTCGCCGGGAAGCCCCGCGCGTCCGCCCGCAGAGTCGGGGTCCACCCTGAGGCGGGCCAGTAGCTTTTCGGGAACCCCCCAGCAGAAGGCTCAGGCGACGAGTCGGAAGAGCCACGACGACTCCGGCAGGTCCACATCGAGAGCCAGGTCTTCCAGCGTCAGCATGCAAACGGGGAGCGACAGGCGGGACGTCTCCAACGCAGAGATTACAGTTTCCATAATAATGTGGCAGCACATTAAAGACGCCTACAGCAGCCGCGTGAAAGACCTGACCGCCGACGACGTCCAGCTGAAAGAAAGCCGGCGGGAGGGCGGCGACCATCTGACCGTCTCCTTGAGTGGGACCAACCAGTCCAAGGTCAGTTCGTGTCACCTGGGTCTACAGACGCTGGTGGAGTCGGTCGGCGCCGACTTCTCCGTGCAGGTGCTGCTCCTGTCAGAGCTCGGCGTCACCGGTCCGAAAGACGAAACCCTCAAGGCGTGTTGTGCGGACGTGTGCAACCGCTATAAGAAGATTAGCATCCTGATTCTGAAAAAGAGATTACTCCTGCTGGGTCCGGAACAGCTGTGTTCGCGGGTCGGCGCCACACTGCGGGAGGTATTTTCTACGGAATTGGCCCAAACGCCTCAACAGCAGGACTTCTCTCCCTCGTCCGCCACCGGCGGGAGTCTGTCCGCGTCGTTGCAAGTGAACGAGGAGCACAGAAGTTTGCCGCGCGGCAACAGCAGCTCTCAGGCGACGGCCGGAAGCCAGGCGGGCCGCGCCGAGGAGGTCGACGGCGGTGACCCGGAACGGGCAGCGCACCATGAGCGGGACTCGTGCGAGGCGGAGCCCGTGAACGGACCCGTCgatccgccgccgccgccgccgaggaaAAACCCCGTCCTCAAGGAGAAAGTGAAAAGCAGGAGCACAGACGGGCTGGAGACACTCTTCATCCCCCCGGCGGCGGGGAGCGCGACGCGCGGCAACGGCGTGGGCTCGTCGACCGTCCACACCGATGGAGCCGCGGCGGCTcccaaaaaagagagagccaCCCAAAAGGACGGTGCGCCGCAAAGAAGAGCGGAGGTCCAGGCCCCGGCGGGGGAATCCAGGTCGGGTCCGAGGGACCTGGGCTACATCTGCGTGTGCGGGGACGACGGCGCGTCGGCGGTGACGACCAAGTGCGGGGCGAGCATGTGCTCGAAATGTCTGGACACGGTGCACGTCCACTGCAGGGTGTGTCACGTGCCCGACGACCGGGCGCCGCGCGGCATCCGCGGCGAAATGAGCCACTTCAAGCTCCACAAGGAGGAAGCCGCCCTCAAGGTCACGTACTGCATTCCCGAAGGCATCCAGGGG AAGGATCACCCATCTCCCGGGAGCCCGTTTCACGGCGGCGTGTTCGACGCCTTCCTCCCCGACTGCGAGAAGGCGGTCAAGCTGCTGCCCAGGCTGGAGAAGGCCTTCCGGCGGGGACTCACCTTCAC
- the phb gene encoding prohibitin yields the protein MAKLFESIGKLGLALAIGGGVVNSALFNVDAGHRAVIFDRFRGVQEIVVGEGTHFLIPWVQKPIVFDCRSRPRNVPVITGSKDLQNVNITLRILFRPVASQLPRIFTSIGEDYDERVLPSITTEVLKAVVARFDAGELITQRELVSRQVSEDLTERANTFGLILDDVSLTHLTFGKEFTEAVEMKQVAQQEAERARFVVEKAEQQKQAAIISAEGDSQAALLIANSLMAAGDGLVELRKLEAAEDIAFQLSRSRNITYLPPGQSTLLQLPQ from the exons ATGGCGAAGCTGTTCGAGTCGATCGGGAAGTTGGGGCTGGCCCTCGCCATCGGTGGCGGTGTGGTGAACTCTGCCCTCTTCAACG TTGACGCAGGGCACCGGGCGGTCATATTCGACAGGTTCAGAGGAGTGCAAGAAATTGTTGTCGGTGAAGGGACCCACTTCCTCATCCCCTGGGTGCAGAAACCCATTGTCTTCGATTGCCGTTCCCGTCCACGCAACGTGCCTGTCATCACCGGCAGCAAAG ATCTGCAGAATGTAAACATCACATTGCGTATCCTCTTCCGGCCGGTGGCCAGCCAGCTGCCACGCATCTTCACCAGTATTGGCGAGGACTACGATGAGAGGGTGCTGCCGTCCATCACCACAGAGGTCTTAAAGGCTGTAGTG GCTCGGTTTGATGCAGGAGAGCTCATCACCCAGAGAGAGCTTGTGTCCCGGCAGGTCAGCGAGGACCTTACAGAGAGAGCCAACACCTTTGGCCTCATTTTGGATGACGTTTCACTG ACACACTTGACCTTTGGCAAAGAATTCACAGAGGCTGTTGAGATGAAGCAGGTGGCTcagcaggaggcggagagggCCCGTTTTGTTGTAGAAAAG GCAGAGCAACAGAAGCAGGCTGCCATCATCTCTGCAGAGGGAGACTCCCAAGCTGCCTTGCTGATCGCCAACTCCCTAATGGCGGCCGGCGACGGTCTGGTGGAGCTGCGTAAGCTGGAGGCAGCCGAGGACATCGCCTTCCAGCTCTCCCGCTCCCGCAACATCACTTACCTGCCCCCGGGACAGAGCACGCTGCTCCAGTTGCCCCAGTGA